A section of the Pseudanabaena mucicola str. Chao 1806 genome encodes:
- a CDS encoding tetratricopeptide repeat protein, with product MVTRIFLCNEQTEPEIRDFIREAIAEISEGEQYIVTWNCGNIQTLKVGDRAYFKRIGSANQGYFAAGTVVPADREYQLKLRSARYRELSEAYDIDSQANNFRVWVAWDSCVTFDEPLRTDYLRQLPHFQGMPLEPQSDAGVFREEYVRMLDREWERQTQKAIRTGKGVSLVDVYYRWGLEDIQQGFPQDALESFRQALKLNPNFIKAYLGLGDAHVSLREYAKAVGDYGKAISMRPDKARIAYYKRGEINFLLNQFQQALADFQAVISIDPSYVDAHFSLGNAYFKLKSYEQAIACYSRTLDLDPNRDLAVFRRGRSHYILKEYPEALRDFSHAIELQPSNVDAYYYRGLTYSQPSIADETLAGDDLRKAIVLYQTQGKPEKARKAKEFLETLAIDSLPKAKPRSSYAIAPSDVPTEAIAEPDVPIAAAKTIPVDDTEETSELIVTIPPDEQPITIPVTNPITSDEAIAVFSSSEVTDPSEPTQIIEVEKVVEKIVEVEKIVEIEKIVEVEKIVEVEKLVEIEKLVEVEKVVEVEKLVDRVIEKVVDRVVEKPVPFSIEDPSTAEKLAMISVMAQYMRDGWLVRSVDKSQVGYDLECTKDDQCEAVVIKSFTSDHKSFAISAIEIENARSNKDFVIWVVSGAAENPELRCIRGRKLFEQFDLDPLAFAAKVKQSALRLEQSPIALEMPQFE from the coding sequence ATGGTCACAAGAATTTTCCTGTGTAACGAGCAAACAGAGCCAGAGATTCGCGATTTCATTCGTGAAGCGATCGCTGAAATCTCAGAGGGGGAGCAGTATATTGTTACTTGGAATTGCGGCAATATTCAAACTCTTAAGGTTGGTGATCGCGCTTATTTTAAGAGGATCGGTAGCGCCAATCAGGGCTATTTTGCTGCGGGTACGGTTGTGCCTGCAGATCGGGAATATCAACTGAAACTGCGATCAGCTCGTTACCGCGAACTCAGCGAAGCCTATGACATTGACTCGCAAGCAAATAATTTTCGAGTATGGGTGGCATGGGATTCTTGCGTAACTTTTGATGAACCCCTAAGAACGGATTACTTGCGGCAGTTGCCCCACTTCCAAGGAATGCCTCTCGAACCGCAGTCTGATGCAGGGGTATTTCGCGAAGAATATGTACGGATGCTCGATCGCGAGTGGGAGCGCCAAACCCAAAAGGCAATCAGGACTGGCAAGGGTGTAAGTTTAGTGGATGTCTATTATCGATGGGGTTTAGAGGATATTCAGCAAGGTTTTCCACAGGATGCACTGGAATCTTTTCGTCAAGCCCTGAAGCTAAATCCCAACTTCATTAAGGCGTATTTAGGCTTAGGTGATGCTCATGTAAGTTTGCGCGAATATGCTAAGGCTGTCGGCGACTATGGAAAGGCAATCTCAATGCGACCTGATAAGGCGAGAATTGCCTATTACAAACGGGGTGAAATAAATTTTTTATTGAATCAGTTCCAGCAAGCATTGGCGGATTTTCAAGCCGTGATCTCCATTGATCCTAGCTATGTTGATGCTCATTTTTCCCTAGGCAATGCCTATTTCAAGCTCAAAAGTTACGAACAAGCGATTGCTTGCTATAGCCGTACCCTTGATCTAGATCCCAATCGAGATTTGGCAGTATTTCGACGCGGACGTTCCCATTACATTCTCAAGGAATATCCTGAAGCATTACGGGACTTTAGCCATGCGATCGAGCTACAGCCTAGCAATGTTGATGCCTACTACTATCGCGGCTTAACCTATTCTCAGCCCAGCATCGCCGATGAAACCCTTGCAGGTGATGATTTGCGGAAAGCTATTGTGTTGTATCAAACTCAAGGCAAACCCGAAAAGGCAAGAAAAGCAAAGGAATTTCTCGAAACTTTAGCAATTGACTCATTGCCCAAGGCTAAGCCCAGAAGCAGCTATGCGATCGCGCCATCGGATGTCCCCACAGAAGCTATTGCTGAACCTGATGTACCGATTGCTGCCGCTAAAACAATTCCTGTGGACGATACCGAAGAAACCAGCGAACTGATTGTTACAATTCCGCCTGATGAGCAACCAATCACCATTCCTGTTACAAATCCAATTACGAGCGATGAAGCGATCGCGGTCTTTTCAAGTAGTGAAGTCACTGATCCATCGGAACCTACTCAAATTATTGAAGTCGAGAAAGTAGTTGAAAAGATTGTCGAGGTTGAAAAAATAGTTGAAATTGAGAAGATTGTTGAAGTTGAAAAAATTGTAGAGGTCGAGAAGCTAGTCGAGATCGAAAAACTAGTCGAAGTCGAAAAGGTTGTGGAAGTCGAAAAGCTGGTTGATCGCGTCATCGAAAAAGTCGTTGATCGCGTTGTGGAAAAGCCAGTTCCCTTCTCGATTGAAGATCCTAGTACTGCCGAAAAGCTAGCAATGATCTCAGTGATGGCACAATATATGCGTGATGGCTGGTTGGTGCGATCAGTCGATAAGTCACAAGTGGGCTACGATCTTGAATGTACTAAAGATGATCAGTGCGAAGCTGTGGTAATTAAAAGCTTTACTAGCGATCACAAGTCCTTTGCCATTTCAGCGATCGAGATTGAGAATGCTCGCAGTAATAAAGATTTTGTCATCTGGGTAGTCAGTGGTGCGGCAGAAAATCCTGAATTACGGTGTATTCGTGGACGCAAGTTGTTTGAGCAGTTTGACCTTGACCCTCTTGCCTTCGCCGCCAAAGTCAAGCAATCAGCATTAAGGCTAGAGCAATCCCCTATTGCTTTAGAGATGCCTCAATTTGAGTAG
- a CDS encoding M61 family metallopeptidase — translation MIDPQTVGISDNQFTYRISIPEPTNHMLHVELAIANWQHDFINLKLPVWTPGSYLVREYAKHLQDFEAIDADGEKLPWQKTSKNHWRINNGNSSQIKISYRIFCNELTVRTNHIDNTHAFFTGAAVFMYIPEQQKQSFQVEIQVPQENWQIATALPNVANYPHIFYAKDFDTLVDSPFEIGVQEQHEFTVLGKPHRFIIWGQHNADVQRIVRDTATIVAIEAEIFGGLPYDRYDFILHASNGFGGLEHKDSTVLLYNRLGFRKEESYLQFMNLVAHEFFHTWNVKRIRPKSLETFDYDHENYTGSLWFSEGTTSYYDQIFPLRAGLYDAKHYLKLVSKSITRLQTTFGRNVQSLYESSFDTWIKLYRPDANTHNNQISYYLKGELVSMLLDLIIRNQTNNLRSLDRVMQIMWERFGKDEIGFSETELHEVIEQVAGIDLTDFWDNYLYGTKEIDYNYYFDPFGLELRSTRQDVLFTGLTLKSKNSIAEVEKVEFGSPAQKAGISTGDSILAIAGIRITVDSFNERLKDFAVGDVIAVTIFQQDLLKTVEIVLREPVYSHFELVQISNASPVQETNLKLWLNI, via the coding sequence ATGATTGATCCACAAACAGTAGGTATTTCTGACAATCAATTTACATACCGTATATCAATTCCAGAACCTACCAATCATATGTTGCATGTTGAATTAGCGATCGCTAATTGGCAGCACGACTTTATCAATCTAAAGCTACCAGTTTGGACACCTGGCTCATATTTAGTCCGTGAATATGCCAAACATCTTCAGGATTTTGAGGCAATTGATGCGGATGGAGAAAAGCTGCCATGGCAAAAAACTAGTAAAAATCATTGGCGGATAAACAACGGCAATAGTTCGCAAATAAAAATCAGTTATCGCATTTTCTGTAATGAATTAACCGTTCGCACTAATCATATTGACAATACCCATGCTTTCTTTACAGGGGCGGCGGTATTTATGTATATTCCAGAACAGCAGAAGCAGTCTTTCCAAGTCGAAATTCAAGTTCCTCAAGAGAATTGGCAAATTGCAACGGCTTTACCGAATGTTGCGAATTATCCTCATATTTTTTATGCCAAAGACTTTGATACTTTAGTGGATAGTCCCTTTGAGATCGGAGTGCAAGAACAACATGAATTTACAGTACTTGGCAAGCCTCATCGATTCATCATTTGGGGACAACATAATGCAGATGTGCAGCGTATAGTTCGAGATACTGCAACCATCGTTGCGATAGAAGCAGAAATATTTGGGGGATTACCCTATGATCGCTATGACTTTATCCTCCACGCTAGCAATGGTTTTGGGGGATTGGAACATAAGGACAGTACCGTACTGCTATACAATCGCTTGGGGTTTCGCAAGGAAGAGAGCTATCTCCAATTTATGAATCTTGTTGCTCACGAATTTTTCCATACTTGGAATGTGAAACGGATTCGTCCTAAATCCCTAGAAACCTTTGATTATGACCATGAGAACTATACAGGTTCTCTATGGTTTAGTGAAGGAACTACTAGTTATTACGATCAAATCTTTCCCTTACGCGCAGGACTATACGATGCTAAACATTATCTGAAGCTAGTTAGTAAGAGCATTACCCGATTGCAAACTACATTTGGTCGCAATGTGCAATCGCTATACGAGTCCAGTTTTGATACATGGATTAAACTCTATCGTCCCGATGCAAATACTCACAATAACCAGATTTCCTACTATCTCAAAGGTGAATTAGTATCGATGCTCCTTGATTTAATAATTCGCAATCAAACTAATAACTTGCGATCGCTAGATCGGGTTATGCAGATTATGTGGGAGCGTTTTGGGAAGGATGAAATTGGCTTTAGTGAAACAGAGTTACATGAAGTCATTGAACAGGTCGCAGGTATTGATCTGACAGACTTTTGGGATAACTATCTCTATGGCACAAAGGAAATAGACTATAACTACTATTTCGATCCATTTGGGTTAGAGTTACGCAGCACCCGTCAAGATGTTCTATTTACAGGTTTAACCCTAAAATCGAAAAATAGCATAGCAGAAGTGGAGAAGGTTGAATTTGGTTCACCAGCCCAAAAAGCTGGAATTAGTACAGGGGATAGTATATTAGCGATCGCAGGTATTCGGATAACTGTGGATAGCTTTAATGAGCGTCTGAAGGATTTTGCAGTAGGCGATGTGATCGCAGTAACGATTTTCCAGCAGGATTTGCTAAAAACTGTAGAGATCGTTTTACGTGAGCCAGTTTATAGCCATTTTGAACTTGTGCAAATATCCAATGCTTCTCCAGTCCAAGAAACCAATTTGAAGTTATGGCTGAATATCTAA
- the mutL gene encoding DNA mismatch repair endonuclease MutL, whose amino-acid sequence MQNIHALPIEVVHLIAAGEVIDSLAAVVRELAENSIDAGATRIVISIWTETLSLQLSDNGCGMAIADLAYAATPHTTSKIDKAADLRQIHSLGFRGEALYSLAQLADLSICSRPILEPVGYQANYDEHGNSQSPLKVVAISTGTVVTARNLFARYPNRLRALPNKSQQIRRVQLQIQQMAIANPQINWQVNLDNREWFSIWAGANATEILPQIINSIQSYDLVYKEFALIPILPSEETHSKPLIPLSTGREERGEGISITLGLPDRLSRRRPDWIKVILNGRLVNFPELEQTMLASLERTLPRNRFPVCIVELNLACNRIDWNRHPAKVEAYIQNLGNIQAQIKDVIIEVLKAPESNAQTSYGSATNVLLRTAERKTSYLIPTKRENFNQSNASIKAITQVLDTYILAEHSGGLWLVEQHVAHERVIFERIETQWQIVPIEQPILLQKINADGTERLQALGLEIEAFGNELWAVRSLPEILIGHPDCALILQEMSQQDDPTMARATAACRSAIRNGTKLDLTTIRDLLWQWQQTRNPHTCPHGRPICLAIDESDLARFFRRNWIISK is encoded by the coding sequence ATGCAAAATATTCATGCTCTTCCTATAGAAGTTGTGCATCTCATTGCCGCAGGCGAGGTGATCGACTCCTTGGCGGCGGTAGTCCGAGAACTTGCCGAAAATTCGATCGATGCGGGGGCGACGCGAATTGTCATTTCGATTTGGACTGAGACACTCTCGTTGCAGTTAAGTGACAATGGTTGTGGCATGGCGATCGCCGATTTAGCATATGCTGCAACACCTCACACAACCAGCAAAATTGATAAAGCCGCAGACTTACGTCAAATCCATAGTTTGGGATTTCGGGGTGAAGCGCTGTATAGTCTAGCTCAGCTTGCCGATTTGAGTATTTGCAGTCGTCCGATCCTAGAGCCAGTCGGCTATCAGGCTAATTATGATGAGCATGGCAATTCGCAATCTCCGCTCAAAGTAGTGGCGATCTCAACAGGTACAGTGGTCACTGCTCGCAATCTCTTTGCTCGCTATCCAAATCGTTTACGGGCTTTGCCGAATAAATCCCAGCAGATTCGCAGAGTCCAATTACAAATTCAGCAGATGGCGATCGCCAATCCCCAGATTAATTGGCAAGTAAATTTAGACAATCGCGAATGGTTCTCAATTTGGGCAGGAGCAAATGCGACGGAAATTTTGCCCCAAATCATTAATTCAATTCAATCCTATGATCTGGTTTATAAAGAATTTGCCCTTATCCCTATTCTTCCAAGTGAGGAAACCCATAGTAAGCCTCTCATTCCCCTATCTACAGGGAGAGAGGAGAGGGGAGAGGGCATCTCAATCACCCTCGGGTTACCCGATCGCCTATCTCGTCGTCGTCCCGATTGGATAAAAGTGATTCTCAATGGGCGATTAGTGAATTTCCCAGAACTAGAGCAAACGATGCTTGCTAGTTTGGAGAGAACTCTACCGCGCAATCGTTTTCCCGTTTGTATTGTAGAACTTAATTTAGCTTGCAATCGCATTGACTGGAATCGCCATCCTGCTAAAGTTGAAGCCTACATTCAGAATTTAGGCAATATTCAAGCTCAAATTAAAGATGTGATTATAGAAGTCCTGAAAGCACCTGAAAGTAATGCTCAGACTAGTTATGGTAGTGCTACAAATGTTCTATTGCGAACTGCAGAACGGAAAACCTCTTATTTGATTCCGACAAAGCGCGAGAACTTTAATCAGTCAAATGCTTCTATCAAAGCGATCACCCAAGTTCTCGATACGTACATTTTAGCCGAACATTCAGGCGGACTATGGCTAGTGGAGCAACACGTAGCCCATGAACGAGTAATCTTTGAAAGAATTGAAACGCAGTGGCAAATCGTTCCCATTGAACAGCCGATTCTCTTGCAAAAAATTAATGCTGATGGTACAGAGAGACTGCAAGCCTTGGGTTTAGAAATTGAAGCCTTTGGTAATGAACTATGGGCAGTGCGATCGCTACCAGAAATTCTCATTGGTCATCCAGACTGTGCGCTAATTTTGCAGGAAATGTCTCAACAGGATGATCCCACTATGGCGAGAGCAACGGCTGCTTGTCGAAGTGCGATTCGTAACGGCACAAAGCTAGATTTAACTACGATTCGTGACTTACTCTGGCAATGGCAACAAACCCGCAATCCTCATACTTGTCCCCATGGTCGCCCGATCTGTTTAGCGATCGATGAGTCAGATTTAGCCAGATTTTTTCGACGCAATTGGATTATCTCAAAATAG
- a CDS encoding cation-translocating P-type ATPase gives MAIETPDPASGAVPAFWHTLGVDEAINKLQSDPEKGITSQEVAVRIKRYGTNELIEKVGRSPLQIFIDQFTNIMLLMLIAVAVVSAVLDIQAKDFPKDAVAISSIVVLNGILGYMQEMNAEKALAALKRLSSPKVRVIRNGEILEISGKELVPGDIMLLEAGVQIAADGRLLEEQNLQVRESALTGEAEAVSKQANLILEADATLGDRLNCVYQGTEVVQGRAKVLITKTGMQTELGKIAALIQDVETEDTPLQQRMSQLGNVLVTGSLILVAIVVVIGLLNKGNFGDLLKTSLSMAVAVVPEGLPAVVTVTLALGTQRMVRRNALIRRLPAVETLGSVTTICSDKTGTLTQNKMVVQSIRTGQHALQVSGNGYTPTGDFSQITNSNIDFPSTPLVVNALPEVQQLLMACVFCNDSILQQKNGEWIIIGDPTEGALLVLASKGGCDYSEWQHRMPRVFEVPFSSERKRMSVLVQGEYGGNVLFCKGSPELTLECCTQIQIGDQIHMIADHQRQQIIEQNNELASHGLRVLGFAYHNFPELPEGGITEKDESNLIWVGLVGMLDAPRPEVREAVHRCREAGIRPVMITGDHQLTAKAIAEDLGISQAGERVLTGKELEYMSQSDLEHQVNQVSVYARVSPEHKLRIVQALQKQHHFVAMTGDGVNDAPALKQADIGIAMGITGTDVSKEASDMILLDDNFATIVAATEEGRVVYTNIRRFIKYILGSNIGEVITIAIAPILNFSVPLIPLQILWMNLVTDGLPALALAVEPAEPNVMKRPPVDPRENIFARGMGLYMVRIGIILAIITISLMVWAHGYTNTHFDSVYSANRWETMVFTTLCIAQMGHAIAIRSNTQLTIELNPKTNPYVWGSVIMTTVLQLVLIYVEPFRIFFGTYLITSTELAVCFGFSALMFVWIELEKLAVRWWLWQRQS, from the coding sequence ATGGCAATAGAGACACCCGACCCTGCTTCTGGGGCTGTTCCTGCTTTTTGGCATACCCTTGGAGTTGATGAAGCAATTAATAAATTACAAAGTGATCCCGAAAAGGGGATCACTAGTCAAGAAGTTGCAGTCAGAATTAAGCGCTATGGCACGAATGAATTAATCGAAAAAGTTGGGCGATCACCACTGCAAATTTTCATTGATCAGTTTACAAATATCATGTTACTGATGCTAATAGCAGTTGCCGTGGTCTCAGCTGTTCTTGATATTCAAGCCAAAGACTTTCCGAAGGATGCTGTTGCCATTTCTTCGATTGTTGTGCTTAATGGCATTCTTGGCTATATGCAGGAAATGAATGCTGAGAAAGCACTCGCTGCTCTCAAGCGTCTTTCATCCCCCAAAGTCAGGGTCATTCGCAATGGTGAAATTCTAGAAATTAGCGGCAAAGAGCTAGTTCCAGGGGACATCATGTTACTGGAAGCAGGTGTCCAAATTGCGGCTGATGGAAGATTGCTTGAAGAACAAAATCTTCAAGTCCGTGAATCGGCTCTCACAGGTGAAGCAGAGGCTGTGAGTAAGCAAGCTAACCTGATTTTAGAAGCTGATGCAACTTTAGGCGATCGCCTAAACTGCGTCTATCAAGGAACCGAGGTAGTACAGGGACGTGCTAAAGTCTTAATCACCAAGACAGGAATGCAGACTGAATTGGGTAAAATTGCAGCCCTTATTCAAGATGTAGAAACAGAAGACACCCCTCTACAGCAACGGATGTCTCAGTTGGGAAATGTCTTGGTTACCGGTTCTCTAATCTTAGTAGCCATAGTTGTTGTCATTGGGCTACTCAACAAAGGTAACTTTGGAGACCTACTCAAAACCTCTCTCAGTATGGCAGTGGCTGTCGTGCCTGAGGGATTGCCTGCGGTAGTTACAGTTACTCTTGCCCTAGGTACTCAACGAATGGTCAGAAGAAACGCCTTGATCCGCCGTCTTCCTGCTGTTGAGACACTTGGATCTGTTACCACTATTTGTTCTGATAAAACAGGAACGCTCACTCAAAATAAAATGGTTGTTCAGAGTATTCGGACAGGACAACATGCTCTTCAAGTATCAGGTAATGGCTATACTCCAACTGGTGATTTTAGCCAAATCACTAACTCAAATATCGACTTTCCCAGTACGCCATTGGTAGTTAACGCGCTTCCAGAAGTACAACAGCTACTCATGGCTTGTGTTTTCTGTAACGATTCCATATTGCAGCAAAAGAATGGGGAATGGATTATTATTGGCGATCCGACGGAGGGTGCATTATTAGTTCTAGCTAGCAAAGGAGGCTGTGACTATTCCGAATGGCAACATCGGATGCCCCGTGTCTTTGAAGTTCCTTTCTCTTCAGAACGGAAACGCATGAGTGTACTTGTCCAAGGAGAATATGGTGGTAATGTACTCTTTTGTAAAGGCTCACCTGAACTAACTCTAGAATGTTGTACCCAGATTCAAATTGGCGACCAAATTCATATGATCGCTGATCATCAAAGACAACAAATTATTGAGCAAAACAATGAACTGGCAAGCCATGGCTTACGGGTACTTGGCTTTGCTTATCACAATTTCCCCGAACTACCTGAAGGGGGCATTACTGAAAAAGATGAAAGCAATCTCATCTGGGTTGGTTTAGTGGGAATGCTCGACGCGCCACGTCCAGAAGTGCGGGAAGCGGTACATCGTTGTCGTGAGGCAGGTATCCGTCCTGTGATGATTACGGGTGATCATCAACTCACCGCCAAAGCGATCGCCGAAGATTTAGGCATTTCCCAAGCAGGCGAACGAGTACTCACAGGCAAAGAACTGGAGTATATGAGCCAATCTGACCTTGAGCATCAAGTTAATCAAGTCAGTGTCTATGCTCGCGTCTCTCCAGAGCATAAATTGCGTATTGTCCAAGCCTTGCAAAAGCAACATCATTTTGTGGCTATGACAGGAGATGGGGTCAATGATGCCCCTGCACTCAAGCAAGCAGATATTGGCATCGCCATGGGAATTACTGGGACAGATGTTTCTAAAGAAGCCAGCGACATGATTCTCTTGGATGACAACTTTGCCACGATTGTCGCTGCTACTGAAGAAGGACGTGTTGTATACACGAATATTCGTCGCTTTATCAAGTATATTCTTGGTAGCAATATTGGCGAAGTAATTACGATCGCGATCGCGCCAATATTAAATTTTTCAGTTCCTTTAATTCCTCTGCAAATTTTGTGGATGAATTTGGTAACTGATGGTTTACCTGCTCTTGCACTTGCAGTTGAACCAGCCGAACCGAATGTCATGAAACGTCCACCTGTTGATCCCCGCGAAAACATTTTTGCCAGAGGCATGGGATTATATATGGTGAGGATTGGAATTATCCTAGCAATTATTACCATTTCCCTGATGGTCTGGGCGCATGGTTATACCAACACCCATTTTGACAGCGTTTACTCAGCCAACCGATGGGAAACAATGGTATTTACAACCCTTTGTATTGCCCAAATGGGACATGCGATCGCCATTCGCTCCAATACCCAACTCACGATAGAGCTTAATCCTAAGACTAATCCCTATGTATGGGGATCAGTGATTATGACTACAGTTTTGCAATTGGTACTAATTTATGTTGAGCCATTCCGTATTTTCTTTGGTACATATCTCATCACATCGACCGAATTAGCAGTTTGCTTCGGTTTTAGTGCCCTCATGTTTGTTTGGATAGAATTGGAGAAATTAGCAGTTCGTTGGTGGCTGTGGCAACGTCAATCCTGA
- a CDS encoding ATP-binding protein, whose translation MSNNPFLPQKLVGRQAELSQVSEILLSDGDLLIAGVAGSGRRTLVKWAAKNVGARVITLDCLRATDGDRFLKLLAEGLLHAFNLPEELLMIRQLLKEQPVTFETEEQVKPKMVWKLTASGIWNLFQNLLSIPQQMAEWLDCRVAIVLHNFTHIRSWDRKGEWEEYLRREIQLQSRVSYVLIATVPEPWMHKLSIHVVELSPMSTDELCEWLGSTMQAKGLRFDPCTTSLQLFTEYIQGNLSDAIALIRRIWLDYLTQVDSPNKADFLIQPCHVHQNMLVLIEDLAPTFESLIMLLPPTQVRVLESLAIDPTVSPHSREYIQKHQLSRGGSLQGALDSLEQKGLVYGAKYGYRIALPTLQFWLRQRLG comes from the coding sequence ATGAGTAACAATCCTTTTTTGCCTCAGAAACTGGTAGGCAGACAGGCAGAATTATCGCAGGTTAGTGAAATTTTGCTGTCAGATGGTGATTTGCTGATTGCAGGTGTAGCAGGTAGTGGGCGCAGAACTCTCGTCAAGTGGGCGGCAAAAAATGTAGGTGCAAGGGTAATTACTTTAGATTGTTTACGGGCAACTGATGGCGATCGCTTTTTGAAATTGCTAGCCGAAGGTTTACTCCATGCCTTTAACCTACCCGAAGAATTGCTAATGATTAGACAGTTACTGAAGGAACAGCCTGTGACCTTTGAAACTGAAGAACAGGTGAAACCGAAGATGGTTTGGAAGTTGACAGCATCAGGAATTTGGAACTTGTTTCAAAATTTACTGAGTATTCCGCAACAGATGGCAGAGTGGCTTGATTGTCGTGTAGCGATCGTGCTACATAACTTTACCCATATTCGCTCATGGGATCGCAAAGGAGAATGGGAAGAATATTTGCGGCGGGAAATTCAACTCCAAAGTCGTGTGAGTTATGTGCTGATTGCCACGGTTCCTGAGCCTTGGATGCATAAGCTCAGCATTCATGTGGTGGAGTTATCACCGATGAGTACGGATGAGCTTTGTGAATGGCTAGGGTCAACGATGCAGGCAAAGGGATTAAGGTTCGATCCCTGCACTACTTCACTACAGCTATTTACTGAATATATTCAAGGCAATCTGAGTGATGCGATCGCCTTAATCAGGCGAATTTGGCTGGACTACCTCACCCAAGTTGACTCGCCAAATAAGGCAGATTTCCTGATTCAGCCATGCCATGTGCATCAGAATATGTTGGTACTCATTGAAGACCTTGCCCCTACCTTTGAATCTTTGATTATGCTCTTGCCGCCGACACAGGTAAGGGTGCTAGAGAGCTTAGCGATCGATCCAACAGTTAGTCCCCATAGTCGTGAATATATTCAAAAACATCAGCTTTCGCGAGGAGGCAGTCTCCAAGGAGCACTCGATAGTTTGGAACAGAAGGGGTTAGTTTACGGCGCGAAATATGGATATCGGATTGCTTTACCCACTTTGCAATTTTGGCTCAGGCAACGTTTAGGCTAA
- a CDS encoding P-II family nitrogen regulator: MKKVEAIIRPFKLDEVKIALVNAGVVGMTVSEVRGFGRQKGQTERYRGSEYTVEFLQKLKIEIVVEDDQVDMVVDKVITAARTGEIGDGKIFVSPIERIIRIRTGEKDLEAV, encoded by the coding sequence TTGAAAAAGGTTGAAGCAATCATTCGTCCATTCAAGCTTGACGAAGTCAAAATTGCTCTGGTAAATGCTGGCGTAGTCGGTATGACCGTATCAGAAGTACGTGGTTTTGGACGTCAAAAAGGACAGACAGAGCGCTATCGTGGCTCTGAGTACACTGTTGAATTTCTACAAAAGCTCAAGATTGAGATTGTTGTAGAAGATGACCAAGTTGATATGGTAGTAGATAAAGTTATTACTGCTGCCCGTACTGGTGAAATTGGTGATGGTAAGATTTTCGTATCTCCTATAGAGCGAATTATCCGAATCCGTACTGGTGAAAAGGATTTAGAAGCTGTCTAA